The genomic interval CGCTGCTTCCGCAGCTTGATGGGATGATTGCCGGTCGAACGTGGGGCTGACGCCCCACGCTTTATGCTGTCGCTGGCTCCGCAGCTGAGGGCGGCCGCACCTAGAGGATGTTTTCGTTTTCCATGGGCAGCATCCATTGACACGTTTGATCAACGCAGCAAAGCACTGTTACCCAGGGCGACGCGGCGATCTGACCTGGGCTATTTTGTCATGTCCCATCGGGACAAAATCGATTAGGTCCCTCTGAAACGAAAATAGCACCTGCCGTCCCATGAGACGTTGCTACGTGATTTGGTGTATTGGGGTTTGTGCCCCCTCATCCCCAGCCCTTCTCCCCCAGATCCTGACTCGCTGGAAGCTCGCCAGGATCCGGGGGAGAAGCCGTGGTGAGAAGATCGGTACGTTATCGGCATTCGCGAAATCCTCGTGACCGCAGGATGCATCGTCACCATTTGCATGAGGACATCAGCACCACGATGATCTACCTGCACTGCTTGAATGACCCAGAAAAGAAAGTGGTCAGTCCGCTGGATCGACTCAATGAGCGGAACGCGGAGCAGAGTGAAGTGCAAGCGAGTGTTCCGGAGCGGATGGCAATGCCGGAAGGCGATCTCAGGACGCCCGAATCGGACCTCGAGGGAGTCCCATCTAACGAATTCAGCAGTATCTGTCGCTGCCTCCGCAGCTTGATGGGATGATTGTCGGTTGCACGTGGGGCTGACGCCCCACGCTTTATGCTGTCGCTGCTGCCGCAGCTGGAAGCGGTCACGCGCAGAGGAAGTTCTCATGTTCCATGGACAACATCAAGCGATACGTTTGATCGACACAGCAAAGTGCTGTGTCCCCCGGATTGTGTTCTACCAAGCGACCGCACCACTGGGTCGCTTGTGAGTCGAAAGCATCCAGTCGCTGAACTTGATGGCGGATCTCCTGCTCGACTTCTCCTGGGGGCACGTAAGGCCTGTGAGTCCCTTTGCCAAAGCAAGTCAACTCGGCAATGATCGCAGCGTCTTTGCCGTCATGCTGACTGGGGACTCCGTCAAAGATCTCTTTGTAATCACTGGATGCCTTGCCGCTGATCCGGTGAACCTCCAAAAAAGCCGCGGTCATTGCATAGCGAACCGCCTCGCTATAGGTGCCGGTAGACTCCAGTCCGATGGTGAGGCTGTCGCAGACATCCTTGAGGGTTTGCAACCGCACAATCAATTCGTCAATCTCCACCGGATTCTTAATGCTCCAGGGCGCATCGAATGTTCCATCAGCCCAACGGACGACGGCAACGATTTCTTTTTTACCGATATCCAGCCCAACACAAGTGCCGGAACCACCTTTGGCGAGTCCTGCATCCTTCAGAATCTCAACGGAGATCTTCTTGACGGGCACTCGACGGTAGAGTCTCTTGGTTCGCATGGGGATGACCTCCTATTTACTGGTCTCTGAGAAGAAAAAACCAGTTTCGAGGCATCCCCTCTTTTTTTGAAGTCCTCATCCTGCGGACTATAGCCAACTGGACTCCAACACGGGCTGAGCGTCTCGGGGGGACGCTGCTACGTGGTGGGTGCGACTTGCTCAGGCGTCGATTTCGACGTCGCTGGTGGGATGGGCGATGCAGAGAACGCAGTCGCCCGGTTCGACTTCGCACTCGGGCTCGCAGAGATACCGTACGCTGCCGCGATTGAGTTTCTGTATGCATGCACCACAGTCGCCGGCCCGGCATCCGGATGTGACGGGGATCTCCAGTTGCTCGGCGATGTCCAGCAAGGTTTGCGTCTCTGAGACCCAGGTTGCCGTTTTCTCCGAGCCAGAGAACTGGACTTGAAACGACTGGCCAGTCGTCGTCGATTGCGTGATGTCAGACGCGGGCACCGCGATCGCGCCGGGACCGGTGAGTTTTCCGCCAAAGGATTCGAACTTGACCTTCGATTCGTTCACTCCATGGACCACCAAGCCGCTTGCCAGCTCGGTCATGAACTCATTGGGACCGCAGAGCAGGAACTCGCCATCCTCATGGCCCAACTGTTCCAGTAATTTCTCAGCCGTGATTCGTCCCGTTTCAAAATCGTACCCGACATCCTCAGCCGATGGTCGACTGTACCAAACGTGCAATCGAAATCGGCATGTCTCGGGCAGTGAGTCTGCGAGTCGACGCAACGGTGCCAGGAAGGGAGCGTTGCTCGCATCACGCAGTTGGTAGAACAAGTTGACTTCGCGATCGAGTCTCTCGCTGAGCGACTGAAACAGCATCGACACCATCGGCGTGATGCCGATTCCGGCAGCGATCAGGTTCAGCGGAGCAGATAGATCGGCTGAGTAGTGAAATCGGCCGCGGGGAGATTGAATTTCGACTTCATCGCCCACGCGGATGGTGTCGTGCAGCAGGTTGCTGAGTTTACCTCCCGGCACACGCTTGACCGTGATTCGATAGTGCGGTTCGTCAGGACCGCTGGACAGGCTGTAACATCTCGAAACCGGTTTGCCGGAGGGATCGGACAATTGTACGAGAATGGATTGTCCGCCGAGAAACCGCGGGAACTGCTTGCCATCGAGCGGCGCGAAAACAAACGAACGACAATCGGGTGACTCGTCAACAATCGACTTGACGCCGACCCGACGCCATCCTTTCCAGCGATCTGAGTTTTGGACAGATTCCAGATCAGCGGGCTTGTTCTGCACCGTTTGCGTTATTCGGCTCGATGACTGTTGACTGGCCCGTACTACTGCGGATTGGCGGGCCACGGCGGAATAGTATTCACGCGTTTTCTTTCGCCAGCACGATTCTTCGTGACGCGTCACGATCTCGGCGAACAGTCGGTGTCCGACGATCGATGCGACAACGGTGATGAGAACGGGCAACAACATGGTCGGATTCGCGGCGACGGATAGGAGATGCTTGGCGGTCGTGAGCTTTCGGAACAGCGGGACCTGGAATCGACAACATCAGCAGACCGCCTACGTAGCAGTAGCTCAGAACTGGGAGATCGAGAACCGCGAATCAGAATGTCAAACACGCAACTTGGCGTGCGATGGGGCCGCTGAGGGTTGTGCGGATTGGATCAATCCTTACGTGCCTTGCGTTTGGCGGCCAACAGTCGCTCGGTGTAGCTGCCGCCGGCGTCTTTTGCCGGAGCGTCGGGCGTTGCCGCGTCCGATTTCGTCGCCGATCGATCACCGGTGCCGCTCGTTCCGATTTGAACATCGTCCGTGGAATTGTCCGACGCGGTGGGTTCGAATCGAACACTCGCGCGTCGTTTTTCCAACGAATCATCCAAGGCCTCTTTGTTCTTGCGCAACGCATCGAGTCGTGCGGTCACCGCGGCATCTTTTTCACTCGTCTTACCCCGCAGCTTTCTCATTGCGTTGCCGACCCAATCGAAATTGATGGCGACGCGACGCACGAAGACATCGGCCAGGAAGATGCAGCAGCCGGTCAGCAAGAACCACGGCCACGCGTCTTTGATGGATCGAGCCAATGCGAGTCCACCGCGAAAGGTATTCGTGTCTACCAAGTCTTCGGTGGGCTCGGTCTCCAGCGCCGGTGCAACGGCCCCCGCTTCGCCGCCCGCCGGCTGGGTCTTGGCCAACGACTCGATCAAGGCCATGTTGGTTTCGCGAACTCGGAACTCGTCGCTGTAGGGGACGGAAACGCCAACGGTTAGCGGTGCGGCGCCGGGTTCAGGGATGACGGTGACGAAGTAGTTGCCAGCCGCGTCGGCTTGGAAGGTTCCGACGTAGCGGCCTGGCGCGGTTTGCCGCATGTCCAGTTGACCGAACGTCGTTTCTTCGCCGCTCTCGCTCGCTTTCATGTCCGACACGTTGGCCTGCATGTCCAGGAAATCCAAGAACGAGTCGTCTTCTTTGAGCGCGTTGACCACCACTTGAACTTCGCCATCCTTGACGCTGGTTGCGATGGAGTACTTGCCCGTGTCGCCGGTGGGACGCATGGTCCAGCGGACGAGCTGACTGAAGAACTTATCGTAGTCGGGCCAATCATTCCATGAAGTCGCCCAGCGTGCTCCCGCATCGGTGGTCAGAACGGCGGTCCGGCCGAGTCCATAAGTCCAAACCGCCAGGACCGTATTGTTTTCAGGTTCAACAGGCTTGGGTGATCGAATCAGCACTTGAGCAAGCGGTCCATCCTTGGTTTGCGTCAGCACAAAGCCACGCGTGTTGGGCAGCACTCGGTCGACGCCGTCCATCAACGCGTGCTGCAACGGGGTGACTTGAGGGATCACGCCGCCTTCGGGCTCGAACACGAGCGGCTTGGAGACACGCCGTGCTTCGCGTTGAAAGATCTTGGGCAACGCTTTTCCCGATTTCACCGCGTAGTACTTGCCCCCGGTTGCTTGTGCGATTCCACGCAACCGTTGGCTTTCGGTCAGACCGTGCGAAGCAACCGCGACGGTGCTGATGGTGATGTTGTTTTGTTTGAAGGCGGCGATCGTTCCCGGCATGGGGTCGCTGGGGTCACCGTCGCTGATGATGATGCAGTGCTTGACGGACGCGGGCGTGTTGGCCAGTCCCTTGACCGCCATCTTCATCGCGGGATCGAACTGCGGCATGTCACCGGGAGTCATGCGGCTGACGGCGGAGAGCATGGCCTTTCGATTGGGGCCGACTTCCATGAGTCCGCCGCCCCACATCCACTGGTCACCGCTCATGCCCCAGTGCAACACGCCAGCGAAATCTGAGGGGCCGAGTTGTTCGATCGCGGCGCGGGCGATGACCTTTTGCCAATGGTTTCCGTCAGCCATTTCGCTGGCGTGCATGATGCAGGCAAGAGCACCGACGGCTTCGACCTTGGCGTTCTTGATCTTGAAATCCACCGGCATGGCTTTCTCGAGTTCGGTACCCGTCCATCCGCTGAACGCGTCCGGACCGCCGATCATCAGGATGCCCGCGCCGAGTTGTTGGGTGTTGCGGACCAACATGTCGATCTGTGCATCGGTGAAGGTCACTGCCGAGTCGTCTTGATCGGCCGATCGTGCGACTCCGGCCAGAATGACAGCGTCAAAGGCCTGCAGTTCGGCCAGCGATCCGAACAGCTCATCGGTGTACTGTTGAACGACTTCGATGTCCGCGTCCCGCAAGGCTTCGATCATCAGATCAAAATCGCCCACACGCCGCTGGTCTTCGATCAGCAGCACACGGGCTTCGCCACGCACGTGTGTGTAGGCGGAGCCTTTGTTGTTTTGTTTCAGCCCGTCGTCTTCGTCCGTGGAAGGCAGAAACTCGGCTTCGTAGACATACGACGCCGGCTGATCGATCTCCAGTCGGACGGGAAAAATGTTTTTGCCCGGCGTCAGCGTGACTTCTTGTTCCAACAACCCCGTGACGGTGCGACCAGCTTTTTGGGTCAGACGCAGCGTCCCCTTTGTTGGCCTGCCCGTCCCGTCGTGGTCTTCGCTGTAATTGTTGAGGACCACTCGGGCTTCGAACGGTTGTCCTTTGCGAATGTCGGCGGGCAAGTCGACCTTTTCTACCAGGACTTCGCTTTTCGCATCCAACAAAACCGGAACCACGTCGATTCCGATCCCCGCGTTGGCGACGCGTGCGGCGAGCTTCTTTGCCTGACCAAGATTTTCGTTGCCGTCGGTAACGATCACGATGCGTCGCGCGGTGTCCTCCGGCATGGAGGCTTGGGCGAGATTCAACGCACCTTCCAAATTCGTCGCATCGGTCTCGTCTTCACCCAGACGCGCTTCCAAGCGTTGCAAATAGATGTCGTCGTCAAACGGCGGGATTTCGATCGACGCGTTTCGGCCAAAAACGATGATGCCAGCGCGGTCGCCACGCTGCTGGTTTCGGTGACGCTTGACGTTGCGAACCACGAAATCCAGCATCACCTGCCGTTTGGCTTGCGGGATGCTGATCGATTGGTCCAGCAAGTACATCACGGTCATCTTGTCGCTGACCCAGACGATCTGAACGCCGGCCAACGCGAGCACGACGATCGACCACACGACGGTACGCAGTGAAA from Stieleria varia carries:
- a CDS encoding FAD-binding oxidoreductase; translated protein: MLLPVLITVVASIVGHRLFAEIVTRHEESCWRKKTREYYSAVARQSAVVRASQQSSSRITQTVQNKPADLESVQNSDRWKGWRRVGVKSIVDESPDCRSFVFAPLDGKQFPRFLGGQSILVQLSDPSGKPVSRCYSLSSGPDEPHYRITVKRVPGGKLSNLLHDTIRVGDEVEIQSPRGRFHYSADLSAPLNLIAAGIGITPMVSMLFQSLSERLDREVNLFYQLRDASNAPFLAPLRRLADSLPETCRFRLHVWYSRPSAEDVGYDFETGRITAEKLLEQLGHEDGEFLLCGPNEFMTELASGLVVHGVNESKVKFESFGGKLTGPGAIAVPASDITQSTTTGQSFQVQFSGSEKTATWVSETQTLLDIAEQLEIPVTSGCRAGDCGACIQKLNRGSVRYLCEPECEVEPGDCVLCIAHPTSDVEIDA
- a CDS encoding VWA domain-containing protein, whose translation is MPFRLGFEHPGYLWLMLALPLIWWIGYSSLGVLGRFRKWLALSLRTVVWSIVVLALAGVQIVWVSDKMTVMYLLDQSISIPQAKRQVMLDFVVRNVKRHRNQQRGDRAGIIVFGRNASIEIPPFDDDIYLQRLEARLGEDETDATNLEGALNLAQASMPEDTARRIVIVTDGNENLGQAKKLAARVANAGIGIDVVPVLLDAKSEVLVEKVDLPADIRKGQPFEARVVLNNYSEDHDGTGRPTKGTLRLTQKAGRTVTGLLEQEVTLTPGKNIFPVRLEIDQPASYVYEAEFLPSTDEDDGLKQNNKGSAYTHVRGEARVLLIEDQRRVGDFDLMIEALRDADIEVVQQYTDELFGSLAELQAFDAVILAGVARSADQDDSAVTFTDAQIDMLVRNTQQLGAGILMIGGPDAFSGWTGTELEKAMPVDFKIKNAKVEAVGALACIMHASEMADGNHWQKVIARAAIEQLGPSDFAGVLHWGMSGDQWMWGGGLMEVGPNRKAMLSAVSRMTPGDMPQFDPAMKMAVKGLANTPASVKHCIIISDGDPSDPMPGTIAAFKQNNITISTVAVASHGLTESQRLRGIAQATGGKYYAVKSGKALPKIFQREARRVSKPLVFEPEGGVIPQVTPLQHALMDGVDRVLPNTRGFVLTQTKDGPLAQVLIRSPKPVEPENNTVLAVWTYGLGRTAVLTTDAGARWATSWNDWPDYDKFFSQLVRWTMRPTGDTGKYSIATSVKDGEVQVVVNALKEDDSFLDFLDMQANVSDMKASESGEETTFGQLDMRQTAPGRYVGTFQADAAGNYFVTVIPEPGAAPLTVGVSVPYSDEFRVRETNMALIESLAKTQPAGGEAGAVAPALETEPTEDLVDTNTFRGGLALARSIKDAWPWFLLTGCCIFLADVFVRRVAINFDWVGNAMRKLRGKTSEKDAAVTARLDALRKNKEALDDSLEKRRASVRFEPTASDNSTDDVQIGTSGTGDRSATKSDAATPDAPAKDAGGSYTERLLAAKRKARKD
- a CDS encoding IS110 family transposase, with protein sequence MRTKRLYRRVPVKKISVEILKDAGLAKGGSGTCVGLDIGKKEIVAVVRWADGTFDAPWSIKNPVEIDELIVRLQTLKDVCDSLTIGLESTGTYSEAVRYAMTAAFLEVHRISGKASSDYKEIFDGVPSQHDGKDAAIIAELTCFGKGTHRPYVPPGEVEQEIRHQVQRLDAFDSQATQWCGRLVEHNPGDTALCCVDQTYRLMLSMEHENFLCA